The segment aatagattaagctaaaccctaatcaaggAAGTATAAACCCAAACagaatgtatataatatagtttactATACCGAAACGTTtacttagtaaatctaaacTCTAGGCAGAAAcctataaacccaaatacaatctataaattgttttccaatatttaacacttgaaaTCACATTTACTTGGTTAGCATATTACATATCTTATATTCCATATATTCTAAGTAGTATAGTAAACGAATGTtccaaataatcaaatttgtCCTACACTCGAAAAATGAATTTCATATTACAATCAATCACACAAATTGACAAAGAAGAGAcctatcaaatttaaaaacatgacatattattacatttttaaggAGTAGTATAGAAATATGTCTCAAATAGTATGGTAACTGTACATAAGTAgctatacttaaaaatatatactatactattcATTTCATCAAATATAGTATAGACGGCgaattcatcttcttcaattctttttttttttagataggCTGATACATATTCATTTCGTTCACCACCATATATAGAGATCATCTTTATCTCCTCTCTTTTTCCTGACACGATGATGCTTTAACCGATTCGCCGTCGTTGTTCTTCACCACTAGATCtgtaaacaaaaacataaaagaaaaaagaatatataaacaaaatcatGATTGTGAGAATCAAttgatttaagaaaaaaaaaaggagaaaaatgaaGTTTTTGTGTGTGCACCGTCTACGCTTTCATCGCTGTTTGTTCTTTACCACTGgatctttaaaacaaaaacagaaacgaAAACAGAGtatgaaaacaaaagcataaTTGAGAGAAtcaattgattttaaaaaaatgaaagagttgTTGTGTGTGCTCACCGTCTATGACTTCATCGTTGTCTCTTCTTTAGAATTGATTGTTTTTTTGGTGAAGTATTGAAAGAGAAAAATTATGTGACAGAAGaaaatgtatgatttttttgataatctgaagaagaaagagagacactGGAAAGAGATGGTGGAGTAGAGACGTGGAAGTAGTGGTGATGGATTAGAAGATGTGGCtaaaagtttttatatattttttaattatttttgtcagCAGGTTTCACCGGTTGGTTGCAAAGGTAATATGGCAATAATCTATAATGTGTACAGTGTATATTGAAAAAACAGAGTTTTTAGTTAGTAgatgaattataatttgtttgatggATGTAGGATGTAATTCTTCATATTATTTTACATTAGATTTAAAAACACGATAAACCATAAACTGATGAAAGTAAAATAGTTTTGATGAAAGtgataaaataaattgtaaagaTTAACCAAAAGAAAGTAAGTTGCATTGTCCAGATTCACaatcaaaaatagaaaaaaaaaagaaaaaaaaaactactcaaAGACATTATCCAAATACAGCATTGAATTTCCAGATGAGCGAACAACCAGAGGCTTAATGTcttcatatgttagtgcaaaCATTTCTAAGTCCGCGATCTCTCCTAATAGTTCCTGGAGCTGAATTTTGCGGAGGGAATGTTGATTCAATTGATTGTGGAGAAGAGGGGAATTGACGGAAGCTGTCTTCTGTCAATCCATTTGCAGTTACATAGATAACTGATGCTGAATCTCCATATTCAATGAAATCATATCCTTCATAAGCAGGGGTTGGAATGTTTcctctgttctgttctgaaacTGTTTCAACTAAACTCAGTTCATCTGCCGTTACATAGCCTTGTGATGTTGAATCTTCACTTTCTGTGGTATCAGATTCTTCAGAACCGGGACCTGATATGTTTTCTGAAACTGTATCGCCTAAACTCAGTTCATATGAGGTTACATAGCTTTGTGATGTTAAATCTTCACTTTGCATCGAATCAGATCCTTCAGAAGCATGGCTTTGAATGTTTCTTCTGTCTTGATCTAAAATTGTTTCACGCTCATTTGAGAGTACAGATCTCTGTTGTGTTGAGTCTTCACTTTGCATGAAATCAGATCCTTCAGAGTCAGGGTAATGAAGGCTACTTTTGTCTTGTTCTAAAATTGTTTCATCGAAACTCGACTTATCTGCGGGTTTATAACTCTGTGGTGTTGAGTCTTCAGCTTGTATGGAATCAGACCCTTTAGAAGCGGGGATTTGAATGCTTCTTTTGTCTTGCTCTGAAATTGATTCACCAGATGCTGACAAGTACAATTCGTCACTGAGAGAAATAACACTTATTGGACCTACCTGGGCATTAGGGCTGGATTCATTTGATGGTGGGGAAGACGACTCAGAATGAACAATTTGGATACTGCACCTCCTCGACATGGACATCGTGGTAGCACTGCAGCAGAAAAAAGCAAGGAACCTCCGAAACAATGATGCTCTACGTCTACGTGATACGTTTCTGGAAGTATTTCCTCCCGAAGGAAGAGATGGATCATGATCTGATGTGTTTTCATTGATTTCTTCAAGAACTTCAACGATGGTAGCCAAGTTACTTTCCATTCTTTACCTTGTTCTGACTTTGTTAAGAGTTGCCTGAGTATAAATATAACTacatgatttatttatttatttagtgaCAGACATTAAAAGAGACGAGAGAACATGGAAATTATGTCCAAGagaaaagaaatacaaaacaaaaaaaaaactgaaccagTCCCGATGCCATAGGCAAATCCATAACCAGGTCTTGTATGACACCACGTCTTAATAGACTTTTAACTTGTCTATCTTATTAGAGGTCAGAGCTTGAACACATTCATGTTCAAGCGTTgaatatctatcttattaattTAGAGTACTAATTTTATCTCTATAAAAGTTGTCATTTAAATATGAAATGGTTCAATTTattctattaattaatttttgttttagtcTTTTAGACCTAAAATTTATTCTACTATGTTATATTACATTTTTGGACTTATTCAAaatatctcctatatattaaaagagaaatatttttaagttatgattttgtaatcagtGCAGAGGTGTCATCTCCACAGAGCTTCTCACAGACTGAAACTAAAAAATTTATACCTTACTAGAGAAACTAGGATAAGATTTGTGCCTTACGCGggataaatttatatgaaaattatttaagaaatatcgtatggaaaaaaaatcatattattgatcaaaataatatatttggctcttaaacaattttttgaaaccttttttgttaattacataatttgtatATCAATGAACTGatcccatttttaaaaatattttaggtcaaaacattatttatcgcataaaaacctaacgtttaggccgaagaatctcatgcctactatttggttacaatgaaactatatcagctcggttttatatcatgatttagcaatttaaaagttaattatagttatgagaagtttacgttcacgtgccaatcctatctatcttcgatagttttctcctttttgtatcattttggttattgctcgatataaatattgacttttgagtttattctcatttctttcttttattttggcatgagatttagaaaatgtttaagattcaaaattattaaagagatacatacttaggttaagatctgcACCTTGTGCAGAGtaaatacttatttatatttttctgtatattatgaaataataaaataataattatatattaaataactaagaaatcagttactattatgtaataaattggcttgcacatataaatcaaatgaccgctcttgtttattcgcaatcattttagaataaataaatcaaaacaatcattcttatctatcgtatatgatatataattaaatttaaacgatatgaagtatatatatatatattaacataaacacctattaaaataaaattatttatttatatgattttattatcattgtatcttattatagaaaataatttaaacattgatcacaaaattttatgtgagacttttaacagttttagtaatttatactcgctttgaaaaattcaaaatataacatatacaaaagaataaaaaattttaatatatgattaatgtaattttgtaatttattttaataatcaagaattaaacaaaaatgatagaatgcatacaaattattagcaaatcttcattatttaaaattattaattactatatatatatcataatcacattagataattatgtaacttttatatataataaataaacacaTTTCTTTAGTTAATATCATATAATATCATATAGTTGGTATTAAATGTTTATAGTGAGATATAAAAATTGAATTGGACCAACatgtttttcaatttcaatgtGCGGCTGACACGTATGACTAATTAACTACCTAATTGATTGACAAATAAGCAAGaggtattttttaattattacaaaattgaggttacatcttttcaaatgttcatCAATTAATATTTAGAGGATTACATTTTTTGTTACAATGGACCTCTCTTGTCATTATTAAGCTTTCtataacataattaaaaattaaaaacgccGAGAAATAAATAACGTGCATCCCCTAATCGTCCAGCAATAAATAACGTCGAGCAATAACTGATTTACCAAATCATCTTGAGAAAATAATATTACAGTTTAAAGTTGAAGGCATTTATAgtacagtagaacctctataaattaataatattgagactctataaattaataatgttgagactttgaaattttataaatttatagagatattaatttataaaagtttctttatttagattttttattttaagatatgtttattctaagataagaaaaatatttgattttagtgtgtagaaattaattgttattttttgaaattggacatttatattaattttattatattatttggagtatataatatatattgcatagatcttaaatgtggttttagatataatactactaaatcttatcaaaaatatattaagtgttaagagAATATAAAAAATACTTCCATTGtggatataaaaaataataatataataattggtttttactatataaaatatgtatacatataattattaatttatatttttaatgagaccatatatttacatagaatttttataaaaattattatcttattattttatcgatttgtgttaAATCTTGAACCAGCTCAAGTTTGGAccagtaaaatttattaatttatagaaattattaatttatcgagtattaatttatagatgttcTACTGTAATAAGATTATTTTCTAAGTATACTCATATATCGTTATTAGTGGCATTTATTTTACTTGGATTATTGTCCAAGTATACCCATTAATTAGATTTTCCATTACTACATGACATTAAATGGGTAAATTATATGGTTATTACATTTAGAAAGGAGAGGAAGTtttagtgtgaacacatttattataatgtttatcttttaatatataagggatgacTAGGAAAATATTGGAAagagaaaatagagagagaaacttAATTCCCCTCATGTTTATAACTGTGGTTCCAATagtttataaaatagttttaactTTATAGGAAAGCCAAAGACTACTAGGGGATCAGCTATAAAATAACTGTGACTTAATAAACTTCATGGTGTTAATTCTTTTGAAATTTCCCGTGGGAAAGACTTCTAGGGGATCAGcttacataataaaaaaaaagtaaatattttacttttcatCTCCTCTACTGTTCATACATGTTATTATTCATCCAAAGACATGCTTTTTTCTTCATTGATACTGCACCTTGACAACGAGTCAAGGACGAACACATCCGAGTAGTGCGTtgcaacagaaaaaaaaagcaaggAACCTTCGATACATTGATGATTGATGCTctatttagtcaaaaaaaaaaaagcattgatGCTCTATGTAATACATTgatgtgtttttattattttcatcaaGATGGGAGCCAAGTTACTTTCCATTCTTTAGCTTGTTCTGACTTTGTTAAGAGTTGCCGTCCAGGGACGAGTATAAGTTTAAGAAcatgatttatttattagagACGAGAGAACATGGAAATTACGTCCAAGAGAAGAAAAGCAAAACAGAAAATGAATCAGTCAAGTTGCCATATTCATAATCAGGACCAGGTCTTGTATGGAACCACGTCTTAATAGACTTTTATCTTGAACCAAATAAAACTGAAATTCTAGAAAGCCATATATGCCCTTTCAAGGAAAGTAAAGGCAAGACCTTTCAAAGATATAATCTCCGGCTTCGTGACTGAAAAAGGTACTTGGACCAATAGGCGGAGCGAAGAGTGTCGAACCAAAGCTTAACGTGTAGCAGAGCAAATGACAGAGAGATGATGAAAGCAAGGCAGATGAGGAGAGTAAGGTTCCATGCAAAACTCCAGTCTGGGATCAAGAACAGTGTAGCACTGAAGGATATGACCATACTGTTTATGGAGACAAACAAGGCTAACAGCCCTAACATTAGTCTCGAGGGTAGCGATACCAGAAAATCATCTTCAGCGTACCTTGAAGTGAGGATAGAGAGGAAAATCACTATTGAAATTGATGAAGAAAAAAGAGCAACTGCATCTGACAATAGGAAAACATTGAACCACAGCTTATTCTTAAAGATGGGGAACCCGGTTGTGTCATTAATCCCGCCTGGTACTGTAAAAGGCGCAGCAAAAACCACAGTGGCTATCAAAGTTGAGACGAGCATGCATGAGGTTGCAGTATCTTTCATCCATTTCTCTCCTTCTTTTCGCAGTTCTTTGTGTTGCTCTGTAAAGAGATCTTGTGCCACTTCTCCTTTGCTGTTTTTAGCCTTGATGTATGAATGAGGGACAATCTTTTTCACAGCCTACAATGCAAGAGAGAAGATACCTTTATTTGTTTTGTAAGATACGCTAAACCAAAACTTGAGATattctgtattttttttattattatttttttgtttgaaacatGAAATTCTGTATATTAATATTACCTTGAACCAAAGAAGTTCTCTTTGCATTTGAAGTGCTGCCCCGGACACTATTTGCAAACGACCTGGAGGAGGCAAGCTAGCTACGAGGTGCAACATATTGTTTCTAGTTGAAACCTCCTTATATGCCGCTATCAAATCCTTGATGGAACCAAGTTCGTAAATGATATTAAAGATGCTTTCATGACGGTTTAGTGCAGCAATGTGAAACAGGCTCTGGTTCTTCTCATCTACTTTCCATAGAAGATCAGGATATGCACGGATTAGAATCACTAGAAACTCAACGTTCCCTGATGATGCAGCATCGAAGAGTAACCTCGTTGGTGTCCTAAGTAATTCTGAGACTATGGGCTCAGGTTCCTTCACAACCAATTTCCACATTCTCTCGACCAGTTGATGAGCTAAAGCCATCATTTTATCCTCAAAGAAGAGACCTTCAAAAACTAGATAAGTGAAATGTGAGCAGTTCAAAAGAGCATGTGTGATTATTTCCTATACTAAATGT is part of the Brassica rapa cultivar Chiifu-401-42 chromosome A09, CAAS_Brap_v3.01, whole genome shotgun sequence genome and harbors:
- the LOC103839152 gene encoding ankyrin repeat-containing protein At5g02620, with the translated sequence MNNLERIDPSQEIEGPRPGDSTEPITTNIQGAVRVDIHIALPNTSSPSQIFTPGREDYLNLCVPLYQAALKGKWKDAKVIIDKNNHIVRAAVTRNQETTLHIAAATKHKTFVKHLLKEMSKSDLALKNKDDNTAICFAAAAGTKKIAEMMVDKNEDLPMIRGNGKVTPLYMAALFGHREMVLYLYDKTDFERLGASELVDLFHAIIGADIYDVALRMFEWKQSLATSQNSSREIALHLMARKPTAIGRERQLNIFKRLANSIFEGLFFEDKMMALAHQLVERMWKLVVKEPEPIVSELLRTPTRLLFDAASSGNVEFLVILIRAYPDLLWKVDEKNQSLFHIAALNRHESIFNIIYELGSIKDLIAAYKEVSTRNNMLHLVASLPPPGRLQIVSGAALQMQRELLWFKAVKKIVPHSYIKAKNSKGEVAQDLFTEQHKELRKEGEKWMKDTATSCMLVSTLIATVVFAAPFTVPGGINDTTGFPIFKNKLWFNVFLLSDAVALFSSSISIVIFLSILTSRYAEDDFLVSLPSRLMLGLLALFVSINSMVISFSATLFLIPDWSFAWNLTLLICLAFIISLSFALLHVKLWFDTLRSAYWSKYLFQSRSRRLYL